Genomic window (Asticcacaulis excentricus CB 48):
GCCGGGGGGACATTAAAGGCCCCCACCCTGACCCTGCGAGCGGAAAAGCCCGGTCTGGGGCTCGGTCTGCAGCAGGTGGTGGCGCGTCTCAACACCACGCCGCAAGGCTATGCCATCACGGCGGAAGGTGACTCGCAGTATGGCCCGCTGAACGCCGACGTTCTGGTGCTGAAAAGCGACGGCCCGCTCACCATAGACGTGCGCACGGCGCAGGTGGCGGGCTTCAGCGCGCAGGGGCGCGTGGCCCAATCAGACAGAGGCCCCTTCACGGGCACGCTGAACCTGACCGGACGCGGGATCAACGGCACGGCGCGTCTTCTCGCCTTTGACGCCGTTCAGGGCGCGCAGGTCTCGGCCCGCGCCAACAATGCCCTTCTGCCCGGCGAGGCGGAAATCCATATCGGTCGCGCTATCATCGAAGCCGCGGCGCGCTTTGATGGACAACCGACGATCAAAGGCGATGTGCAACTGGCCGACGTGGTCTATGGTCAGAACTATGTTGAAAAGGCCCGCGCCCGCATCGACCTCAAAGGGATGCGTGGCACGGTGCAGATGATCGCCAATGGCGATGCCGGTACGTCGTTCAATCTGGCGGCCAATGCGCAGGTGTCGCCCGATGACGCCCTGATCGCCTTATCCGGTCGCGCCGGGCAGGTGCCGTTTGCGCTAGAAAATCCTGCCCGCGTCCTGCGTCAGGGCGAGGATTGGGTGCTGACCCCGGCCGTGCTTATGACGGCGCAAGGTAAGGTCAATCTGGCCGGACGTTTCGGTGAGGTTCTCCGCGCTCAGGCGCAGTTCGACCGCTTTGACCTCAGCATCCTCAACATCATCGACCCCAATCTGGGGGTTAATGGTACGGTGTCCGGCGGGCTAGACTACACCCAGCGCGGCAAGGCCTTCCCGCAGGCCCAGATGCGGCTCAGCTTCGACAATCTGACACGCACCACTATTGCCCGCGTTTCGACGCCCCTCGACATCCAGATGCACGCCAGCGTCAGTGAAAACCGCTCCGAAGCGCGCGGCCTGCTGCGCCAGGGCACTGCCGATATCGGCCGCTTTACGCTCAGCATTGAGCCGCGCGGTGACGGAGCGTGGACGCAGCAATTGCAAAATGGCGCCGTCTCAGGTGGGCTGCGTTTCAACGGCCCGTCCAGCGTGCTGTTCTCACTCGCTGGCCTTGGCGATCAGCAGATGACCGGCAACGTGGCGCTGGCCGCCGACCTGTCGGGCACGCTGCGCCAACCGCGGCTCAATGGTCTGGTGCGCGGCAACGGCCTGGTGTATGAACACCTGACCTTCGGCACGCGCATCAGCGATATCGCGTTGGAAGGCCGTTTCTCCAACGACCGGTTGGAACTGCAAAAGTTTGAAGGCCGCGCCGGAGACGGCCGCGTGTCGGCCACCGGCTTTGTGGGCCTGAGCGCCGATGACAACTTCCCGATGAAGCTGAATGCCAAGCTGGACAATGCACGTCTGGCGGCGTCGGACGCGCTGGCCTCTACGGTTTCCGGTACGCTCGATGTCACCAATGATGTGCAAAACGGCCCGTGGATACGCGGCAATCTGAACCTGCCGCAATTCCGTTATCAGGTGGTGTTTCAGGGGGCCTCAAAGGTCGATGAGCTGGAAGGCGTGCGCATAAAAGGCGCGCGTATCGAGCCGCGTAAGACGACCCGCGTCGCTCCCACCTTATGGAACCTAGACATCCGCCTGCGCGCCGACAACCAGATCTTCGTTTCCGGCATGGGGCTGGAGTCGGAATGGAAGATGAACCTGAATGTCGGCGGCACGACGCGCGAACCGCGTATCGTGGGGCGGCTCAATGCCCTGCGCGGCACCTATGCCTTCTCCGGGCGTGAGTTTGACATCGACAAGGGCGAGATCACCTTCGATGGCGGCAGCCTGAACAATCCGGAAATCGCCCTGACGGCGACGACCAAGGTCGATGACATCACCGGCACTATCGGTGTGTCGGGCCGCGCCCAGAACCCGCAGATCGCCTTTGGCTCAACCCCGGCCCTGCCGCAGGACGAGGTGTTGTCGCGACTTCTGTTCGGCGAAAATGTCGCCAACCTGTCGGCGACGCAGGCCCTGCAACTGGCGGCCTCGCTTCAGGCGCTTCAGGGGGGCGGGGGCCTCAACCCATTGGGTAAGCTGCGCTCGGTGACCGGTATTGACCGCCTGCGCGTGCTGGGGGCCGATGCCTCGACGGGCCGCGGCACGGCGCTGGCGGCGGGTCAGTACCTGACCAACGACATCTATGTCGAGATCGTCACCGATACGCGCGGCTTCACGGCCACGCAGGTCGAGATCGCCCTGTCACGCGTCCTGTCGGTCCTGACACAGGTCGGCTCGACGACGGGCACTAGCGTCAATCTCCGATATTCGCGAGACTATTAGCCTTTCCTAAATGATCCTGCCATTGTAGAGGCCTTTGCACACCGCGTTGCGCTGCAAAACGCGCGGCTCTCCCCGCCTCTACCATGTAAGTCCCTTATGATCCGCCTCGACAATATCAGCAAGCAAAACGGCCACCAGATCCTGTTCATTGACGCCTCTATGGGCGTACAGAAAGGCGAGAAGGTTGGGCTGGTCGGGCCGAACGGCGCGGGCAAGACGACCCTGTTTCGCATGATCACCGGTCAGGAACCACCCGATGACGGTCAGGTGTCGATCGATGCCGGCATGACCATTGGCTATTTCAGTCAGGATGTCGGCGAAATGTCAGGCCAGAGTGCCGTGGCCGCTGTTATGGATGGCGTCGGCCCGGTGAGCGCGCTGGCTGCCGAAATGGCCGAGCTTGAGGCCACCATGGCTGACCCGAATCAGGCCGACAACTTCGATGCGGTTATCGAGCGTTATGGCGAGGTGCAGGCGCGCTTTGAGGAGCTGGACGGCTATGCGCTGGAGGCCCGGGCGCGCGAAGTGCTGGCAGGTTTGAGCTTCAGTCAGGAGCGTATGGACGGTGATGTAGGCCTGCTCTCCGGAGGCTGGAAGATGCGCGTGGCGCTCGCACGCATCCTGCTGATGCGGCCCGATGGCATGCTGCTCGACGAACCCTCGAACCACCTCGACCTCGAAAGCCTGATCTGGCTGGAAGCCTTCCTCAAAAACTACGACGGCGCGCTGCTGATGACCTCGCACGACCGCGCCTTCATGAACCGCATCATCGGCAAGGTCATTGAAATCGATGCCGGTTCGCTGATCACCTATTCTGGCGATCTTGACTTTTATGACCAGCAACGCGCCCTGACCGAGGCGCAAAGGCAGGCGCAGTATGAGCGTCAGCAGGCCATGCTGGCCAAGGAAATCAAGTTTATCGAACGCTTCAAAGCGCGCGCCAGCCATGCCGCACAGGTCCAGAGCCGCGTCAAGAAGCTCGACAAGATCGAGCGCGTCGAAGCGCCACGTCGCCGTCAGTCGGTACAGTTCGAATTCCGCAGCCCCCCGCGGTCAGGCGACGACGTGTTGAACCTGCGCGACGTGCACAAAAGCTACGGCGACCACACCATCTATAGCGGGCTGGACTTCAAGGTGCGCCGCAAGGAACGTTGGTGCGTGTTGGGGGCCAATGGCGCGGGCAAGTCCACCCTGCTCAAGCTAGTGGCCGGGGATACCACCCCCGACAAAGGCACAGTCAGCATCGGGGCGAGTGTCAAGATGGGTTATTTCGCCCAGCATTCGATGGACCTGCTCGACGGCGAAGAGACGATTTTCGAATCTCTGGAAGGCGCATTCCCTCAGGCCCCTCAGGGCGCCCTACGCACCCTGGCAGGATGCTTCGGCTTCTCTGGCGACGATGTTGAAAAGCCCTGCCGTGTGCTTTCGGGCGGGGAGAAGGCACGGCTGGTCATGGCGCGGATGTTGTTCGATCCGCCCAACCTTCTAGTGCTGGACGAACCGACCAACCACCTCGACATGGTGACAAAGGAAATGCTGGTTGCGGCGCTGGCCGATTTCGAAGGGACCATGCTGTTCGTCTCACACGACCGTCACTTCCTTGCCGCCCTGTCCAACCGCGTACTGGAACTGACGCACGACGGCGTGCATGAATATGGCGGCGGCTACACGGAATATGTGGCACGCACCGGTCAGGAAGCGCCGGGCCTGCACCCCAACGGGTAAGCTCCGGTTAACCCTGTCGCTTACCGGAATGTTCATGCGCATGAAATATCATGGTTACTTCCGCAATCCAGCGGTACGTATTTTTGCACATGACCGGTTCGTCCACCCCGTTCGCCTCTATGCCTTCCCGCTATTTGGAAGGCGACGCCACTGAGCTTATGCAGCTCAAGGGTAAGGCCGTGGATGCCATAGACACCGCTATGGTGATCACCGACACCAGCGGCCGGTTTCTGTATGTCAACGCGGCGTTTCGCAACCTTCTTGGCTTCAGCGCCTCGGAGCTGATAGGAAAAACGTTGGGGGATCTATGCCAACGGCATTCGGATTCCTGCGAGCAACTCGAAGACATATTGACCGAGGTCCACCGCAACGGTCAGCGCAGTGGCGAACTGTTAGTTCATAATCGCCACGGTCACCCCATGTGGGTGTCTTTCAGCGCCACCATCATGGCCGACGACGCCCATCGCCGCCGCGTAATTGCGATCGTCAGTGACATCACCTACGCCAAACTGAACGAAACGCTGCAAAGGCTGGTCTTTGATGCCATGATGCAAGACCAGCCCTTGCCCGAAACAATGTCGCGGCTCTGCCTTGAGGTCGAGCATATGGTGCAGGACGTCACTATGTCCGTCCTGCGAGTGGCGGATGGCAAAC
Coding sequences:
- a CDS encoding translocation/assembly module TamB domain-containing protein; translated protein: MTQDPTPDTPETARAGIETQDHAHVETSDDLPPPERPAPVRKAFASRKALMWTGGAVGSLLVLGGVGVAALDSAPGKRFIVSQITGLKPDNGLRIGVGRIDGSIYGDFTVHDLTLSDPQGVFLKSPAVRLNWQPFGLLNKHLDVRELSSPRVEWLRQPALSETAKTTPSEPFTLPDLRIDAEKVDIRAIYLAPPVTGEAQTLTLSGTAYLKNKRALIDARLSGNRGDRAVLTLDAQPDANRLDLSAAVDAPKGGAITGLARLETPLTVRLEGKGDWKAWNGRLSGTAGDQPLADLSLTARDGLFGVKGTARPQALVPSLSDMLSPAVSIDLSATFKDRVADGTLSLAADALTLDAKGRVDLAKGAFDDLTINAALLKPANIAKGLNGKDIVASLRLDGAFKRPLIDYKLSAGSIGFNDVVVHQLRAEGKSRLDGDHILIPVKASAKHMTGLNAAAESLVSNITINGDLAWSDGLILSDNLKIRSDKINGTAIILAQPSEGRYEGALKGRINSYLVNGVGLLNLVVDADLRQLRAGGFGIVGKVDGESLRLDNGGLKSFFGGNFKFSGAMNTTANGDVILQRLTLTAPDFRLTSASGRLSSGRLAFKLAAQSAKYGPLSAEAGGTLKAPTLTLRAEKPGLGLGLQQVVARLNTTPQGYAITAEGDSQYGPLNADVLVLKSDGPLTIDVRTAQVAGFSAQGRVAQSDRGPFTGTLNLTGRGINGTARLLAFDAVQGAQVSARANNALLPGEAEIHIGRAIIEAAARFDGQPTIKGDVQLADVVYGQNYVEKARARIDLKGMRGTVQMIANGDAGTSFNLAANAQVSPDDALIALSGRAGQVPFALENPARVLRQGEDWVLTPAVLMTAQGKVNLAGRFGEVLRAQAQFDRFDLSILNIIDPNLGVNGTVSGGLDYTQRGKAFPQAQMRLSFDNLTRTTIARVSTPLDIQMHASVSENRSEARGLLRQGTADIGRFTLSIEPRGDGAWTQQLQNGAVSGGLRFNGPSSVLFSLAGLGDQQMTGNVALAADLSGTLRQPRLNGLVRGNGLVYEHLTFGTRISDIALEGRFSNDRLELQKFEGRAGDGRVSATGFVGLSADDNFPMKLNAKLDNARLAASDALASTVSGTLDVTNDVQNGPWIRGNLNLPQFRYQVVFQGASKVDELEGVRIKGARIEPRKTTRVAPTLWNLDIRLRADNQIFVSGMGLESEWKMNLNVGGTTREPRIVGRLNALRGTYAFSGREFDIDKGEITFDGGSLNNPEIALTATTKVDDITGTIGVSGRAQNPQIAFGSTPALPQDEVLSRLLFGENVANLSATQALQLAASLQALQGGGGLNPLGKLRSVTGIDRLRVLGADASTGRGTALAAGQYLTNDIYVEIVTDTRGFTATQVEIALSRVLSVLTQVGSTTGTSVNLRYSRDY
- a CDS encoding ABC-F family ATP-binding cassette domain-containing protein gives rise to the protein MIRLDNISKQNGHQILFIDASMGVQKGEKVGLVGPNGAGKTTLFRMITGQEPPDDGQVSIDAGMTIGYFSQDVGEMSGQSAVAAVMDGVGPVSALAAEMAELEATMADPNQADNFDAVIERYGEVQARFEELDGYALEARAREVLAGLSFSQERMDGDVGLLSGGWKMRVALARILLMRPDGMLLDEPSNHLDLESLIWLEAFLKNYDGALLMTSHDRAFMNRIIGKVIEIDAGSLITYSGDLDFYDQQRALTEAQRQAQYERQQAMLAKEIKFIERFKARASHAAQVQSRVKKLDKIERVEAPRRRQSVQFEFRSPPRSGDDVLNLRDVHKSYGDHTIYSGLDFKVRRKERWCVLGANGAGKSTLLKLVAGDTTPDKGTVSIGASVKMGYFAQHSMDLLDGEETIFESLEGAFPQAPQGALRTLAGCFGFSGDDVEKPCRVLSGGEKARLVMARMLFDPPNLLVLDEPTNHLDMVTKEMLVAALADFEGTMLFVSHDRHFLAALSNRVLELTHDGVHEYGGGYTEYVARTGQEAPGLHPNG